Proteins encoded within one genomic window of Nitrospirota bacterium:
- a CDS encoding DegQ family serine endoprotease gives MINKKRFTLSLLFILVLGVFVGLLLSSHLEIMNQLPAKSQISSKSVDVLTQLSEAQSEVAAVATPSVVNISTTRVIKSREEMPLDLFEDPFFRRFFGDQVPHPNAPKEQKEQSLGSGVIVSEDGYIITNNHVIEKAQEIKVLLSTKKAYKAKLIGADPKTDLAVIKIDVNGLTALPWGDSNKLKVGEIVFAIGNPFGLNQTVTMGVIGAVGRANVGIADYEDFIQTDAAINPGNSGGALINARGELIGINTAILSRTGGYQGIGFAIPSSMAKQVMDSLLKYKKVVRGWLGVSIQEVTSDLADEFGVKDQKGSLVSSVMKGSPAEKAGIKQGDVILQYNGKLVEDTGHLRNMVSQTPINTTVKVTLLRDKKEVVVEVVIAELPKKLADASSPENEAEENNAKESSALAGLVVRELTPDLAQRFGFEENEKGVVVVKIEPGSKLFEVGIRPGDIILQINQKNIASLDEYKRIASKIKAEERLLLLLRRKGHDLFVTVRPE, from the coding sequence ATGATCAATAAGAAAAGATTCACCCTGTCCCTGTTGTTCATACTCGTCCTCGGCGTATTCGTCGGTCTTCTTCTTTCTTCGCATCTCGAGATCATGAACCAGCTTCCTGCCAAGAGTCAGATATCGTCGAAGTCCGTTGATGTCCTGACGCAGCTCTCCGAGGCCCAATCCGAGGTTGCCGCGGTGGCAACACCTTCTGTGGTGAACATCTCCACGACCAGGGTGATCAAGTCCCGCGAAGAAATGCCCCTTGACCTTTTCGAGGACCCGTTCTTCAGGAGGTTCTTCGGCGACCAGGTCCCGCATCCCAACGCGCCGAAGGAGCAGAAGGAGCAGAGTCTGGGGTCCGGAGTCATTGTGTCCGAGGACGGATATATCATCACGAACAACCACGTGATCGAGAAGGCCCAGGAGATCAAGGTGCTTCTTTCCACGAAAAAGGCTTACAAGGCCAAACTTATCGGCGCTGACCCGAAGACCGATCTCGCGGTCATCAAGATCGATGTCAACGGGCTTACCGCGCTTCCCTGGGGCGATTCCAACAAACTGAAGGTGGGAGAGATCGTGTTCGCGATCGGAAACCCTTTTGGTTTGAACCAGACCGTGACCATGGGTGTGATCGGCGCCGTCGGCAGGGCGAACGTGGGCATCGCGGACTATGAAGATTTCATCCAGACCGATGCGGCCATCAATCCCGGCAACTCGGGAGGCGCGCTCATCAACGCGCGTGGAGAGCTGATCGGTATCAATACCGCGATTCTGTCGAGGACCGGCGGTTACCAGGGGATCGGGTTTGCGATACCGAGCAGCATGGCGAAACAGGTCATGGACAGCCTCCTCAAGTACAAGAAAGTGGTACGCGGATGGCTCGGCGTGAGCATCCAGGAGGTGACCTCCGACCTCGCGGATGAATTCGGTGTCAAGGACCAGAAAGGCTCGCTCGTGAGCAGTGTGATGAAGGGCAGCCCCGCCGAGAAAGCGGGGATCAAGCAGGGCGACGTGATCCTTCAGTACAACGGCAAGCTGGTTGAGGATACGGGCCATCTCCGGAACATGGTTTCCCAGACCCCGATCAACACGACGGTGAAAGTAACATTGCTTCGTGATAAAAAGGAGGTCGTGGTTGAGGTGGTCATCGCGGAGCTGCCCAAAAAGCTGGCGGATGCGTCGTCACCGGAGAACGAAGCAGAGGAGAACAATGCGAAAGAGAGCAGTGCGCTTGCCGGACTTGTCGTGCGCGAACTTACGCCCGACCTCGCGCAACGCTTTGGTTTTGAGGAAAACGAAAAAGGCGTGGTTGTCGTAAAGATCGAACCCGGCAGCAAGCTCTTTGAGGTCGGGATCAGGCCTGGTGATATTATTCTCCAGATAAACCAGAAAAATATCGCATCACTGGATGAGTATAAGAGAATCGCTTCGAAGATCAAGGCCGAAGAAAGACTGCTGCTCCTCCTCCGCAGGAAGGGGCACGATCTGTTTGTTACCGTACGTCCGGAATAG
- a CDS encoding DUF177 domain-containing protein: MAMKINDIPPEGLTLELKQKLDLFDTGTASTAFTSILSIRPMGAGAFHIKGRVQADPELECSRCLKVFLYHSDTELDITLAPEKALGTAPEYELGQSELDVEFYRGEEIEPLDLVKEQLLITVPMVPLHRPDCKGLCSVCGTDLNETDCGCKKDNPGEFGAFSVLKDLLKK; this comes from the coding sequence ATGGCCATGAAGATCAACGATATACCGCCAGAGGGGCTTACACTGGAGCTGAAACAGAAGCTGGACCTGTTCGACACGGGAACAGCATCAACGGCCTTTACCTCGATCCTTTCCATCAGGCCGATGGGTGCCGGTGCCTTCCACATAAAAGGCCGTGTTCAGGCTGACCCGGAACTCGAGTGCAGCCGGTGTCTGAAAGTTTTTTTGTATCACAGCGATACGGAACTGGATATAACCCTTGCGCCGGAGAAAGCCCTTGGTACTGCCCCGGAGTATGAGTTGGGTCAGTCAGAGCTCGACGTGGAGTTCTACCGGGGCGAGGAGATAGAGCCGCTCGATCTGGTAAAAGAGCAGTTGTTGATTACCGTCCCCATGGTGCCGCTCCATCGTCCCGACTGCAAGGGCCTCTGTTCCGTCTGCGGAACGGACCTGAATGAAACGGACTGTGGTTGCAAGAAGGACAACCCGGGTGAATTCGGGGCATTTTCCGTCTTAAAGGATCTCTTGAAAAAATGA
- the rpmF gene encoding 50S ribosomal protein L32, whose product MANPKHKTSKSRRDKRRTHKHLEAPNLTACPQCQEVKQPHHACLSCGTYNGREIATIKQI is encoded by the coding sequence ATGGCAAATCCAAAACACAAAACATCCAAGTCCCGCAGGGACAAGAGGCGCACTCACAAGCACCTCGAGGCCCCGAATCTCACTGCCTGTCCGCAATGCCAGGAAGTGAAACAGCCCCATCACGCATGCCTGTCCTGCGGCACCTACAACGGCCGCGAGATCGCAACGATTAAGCAGATATAA
- the plsX gene encoding phosphate acyltransferase PlsX has protein sequence MKIAVDAMGGDNAPQAIVAGAVQAAKEYGVGIILVGIEQSIQAELKKHPHARSLPIEVRNATEVVDMLDSPVTVFRRKKDSSIRVANELVKSGEAVAVISAGHTGAAMATSLFVLGKLEGIERPAIATFMPTMKGTSIILDVGANVDCKPNHLLQFAVMGEVYAKYLLKNPNPRIGLLSIGEEATKGNELTKEAFKLLTETSLNFIGNVEGRDVMSGNADVVVCDGFIGNVVLKLSEAVAEAIGLMIRENIGDNLIKKLGYFMMRPVFRALKRRVDYAEYGGMPLIGINGISIISHGRSSAQAIKNAIRVAAELAKSEAIRHIHEDIEKNMELVRAK, from the coding sequence ATGAAGATCGCTGTTGATGCTATGGGGGGAGACAATGCGCCTCAAGCCATCGTCGCCGGAGCTGTACAGGCGGCGAAGGAGTATGGGGTCGGCATCATCCTGGTGGGCATTGAACAAAGCATCCAGGCGGAACTCAAAAAGCACCCCCACGCACGGTCACTCCCGATAGAGGTACGGAACGCCACCGAAGTGGTGGATATGCTCGATTCTCCGGTCACGGTCTTTCGGAGAAAGAAAGACTCTTCGATCCGCGTGGCCAATGAGCTTGTCAAGAGCGGCGAAGCAGTGGCCGTTATCAGCGCGGGACATACCGGCGCGGCCATGGCCACATCGCTCTTTGTCCTGGGAAAGCTCGAGGGGATCGAACGCCCGGCCATCGCCACGTTCATGCCCACGATGAAAGGCACCTCCATCATCCTGGACGTGGGAGCGAACGTCGATTGCAAACCGAACCATCTTCTGCAGTTCGCCGTAATGGGCGAGGTCTACGCCAAGTACCTGCTCAAGAACCCCAACCCCCGCATAGGTTTGCTCTCCATCGGCGAAGAGGCGACCAAGGGGAATGAGCTCACCAAGGAGGCGTTCAAACTCCTGACCGAGACATCGCTTAATTTTATCGGCAATGTTGAGGGGCGTGACGTAATGTCCGGCAATGCGGACGTGGTCGTCTGTGACGGTTTTATCGGCAATGTGGTGCTCAAGCTCTCCGAAGCCGTGGCGGAAGCCATCGGGCTCATGATCCGGGAGAATATCGGCGACAACTTGATCAAGAAACTCGGCTATTTCATGATGAGGCCGGTCTTCCGGGCCCTCAAACGCCGAGTCGATTACGCGGAGTATGGAGGAATGCCCCTCATCGGCATCAACGGCATCAGTATCATCAGTCACGGCAGATCGTCGGCCCAGGCAATCAAGAACGCCATCCGCGTCGCCGCCGAACTGGCGAAGAGCGAGGCAATCAGGCACATCCACGAGGACATCGAAAAAAACATGGAACTGGTCAGGGCCAAATGA
- a CDS encoding PIN domain-containing protein, with product MGLILIRILFVLLSTLLGYYEATQLYDQVSKVEGMAVGCGVAIMIILTEYLFRRVALKVIIGGILGFILGLTSATIIAAPLKYVPLDRSIVQFILLLMNGFFGYIGIVIGIREGEKFNPANLKKLFKGGAEENTKIMDTSVIIDGRIADVCETEFLDGTILIPQFILHELQHIADSSDSLKRARGRRGLDILHRIQKMSHMEVRITEEDFPKIREVDSKLIALAKSLGAKVITNDFNLNKVAELQGVKILNINDLSNAVKPVALPGESMRVFVLKEGKELGQGVAYLDDGTMIVVENGRKHMNKNVDVAVTSVLQTAAGRMIFTKPKEEMEHE from the coding sequence ATGGGACTTATCCTCATCCGTATATTGTTTGTTTTATTAAGCACGCTTCTTGGTTACTATGAGGCCACACAGCTGTATGATCAGGTCAGCAAAGTCGAAGGCATGGCCGTTGGGTGCGGTGTTGCGATCATGATCATTCTTACTGAATATCTGTTCAGAAGAGTCGCCTTAAAGGTTATTATCGGCGGGATACTCGGTTTTATCCTCGGCCTGACGTCGGCCACCATCATCGCCGCACCCCTCAAGTACGTACCGCTTGATCGCAGCATCGTGCAATTCATTCTTCTGCTCATGAACGGTTTCTTCGGCTACATAGGCATTGTCATTGGTATCCGGGAGGGCGAGAAGTTCAACCCCGCGAACTTAAAAAAGCTCTTCAAAGGCGGTGCGGAAGAGAACACCAAGATCATGGACACGAGCGTGATCATCGACGGGAGGATCGCGGACGTGTGCGAGACCGAATTCCTCGACGGCACGATCCTCATCCCGCAGTTCATCCTTCACGAACTCCAGCATATTGCCGATTCCTCGGATTCCCTCAAGCGGGCGCGGGGAAGGCGCGGACTCGATATTCTGCACCGTATCCAGAAGATGAGCCACATGGAGGTCCGGATCACTGAAGAGGATTTCCCAAAGATACGTGAAGTGGACAGTAAACTGATCGCCCTGGCCAAGTCGCTCGGCGCCAAGGTCATCACAAACGACTTCAACCTCAACAAGGTCGCGGAACTTCAGGGCGTCAAGATCCTGAATATCAACGACCTGTCGAATGCCGTGAAGCCCGTGGCGCTTCCGGGAGAGAGCATGCGGGTGTTCGTTCTCAAAGAGGGCAAGGAACTGGGTCAGGGAGTGGCCTATCTTGACGACGGCACGATGATCGTGGTGGAGAACGGCCGCAAGCACATGAACAAGAACGTGGATGTGGCGGTTACCAGCGTGCTCCAGACCGCGGCGGGACGGATGATCTTCACAAAACCCAAGGAAGAAATGGAGCATGAGTAG
- a CDS encoding MFS transporter — protein sequence MDKKQVMSWCLFDFANSSYSAVIAAVIFPVYYAGVIVGNTSGEGDLWWGRAISLSMLFIALSSPFLGGIADYAGLRKRLLAFYTAICVVALSGFTLLTPGAVIAGFILAVFANIGMEGGLVFYNSFLPRIAPAEYHGRVSSWGFSIGYAGSISSLLIALPLVKAGHYGMTWIATAAFFAIFSLPAFLFLPQDSRADVTAFQAGTRGVGLAWKTIKKLWTRKEPRKFLIAYLFYEDGVNTVIVFSSIFAATTLHFGTGELVGLYITVQLTALIGAFLLAKPTDTWGPKKIVMLSLVLWTLVAVIAYFVQTKPQFWAVACTAGLGLGSVQAGTRAFYTQFVPKGSEAEYFGVYSLVGKSSAILGPLVFGFVSSTFGSQRPAILSIALFFIIGLILLSKVKGGGPNVSKG from the coding sequence ATGGATAAAAAACAGGTCATGAGCTGGTGTCTCTTCGATTTCGCGAACTCGAGCTACTCGGCGGTGATCGCCGCGGTCATCTTCCCGGTCTATTACGCCGGCGTGATCGTCGGGAACACCTCCGGTGAGGGCGACCTCTGGTGGGGACGGGCCATCTCCCTGAGCATGCTCTTTATCGCACTCTCCTCTCCGTTCCTCGGCGGCATCGCCGACTATGCGGGTCTGCGAAAAAGGCTTCTTGCGTTCTATACCGCGATATGCGTCGTTGCCCTGTCGGGATTTACGCTCCTCACGCCGGGCGCGGTCATCGCCGGGTTCATCCTAGCCGTATTCGCAAACATCGGTATGGAAGGCGGCCTGGTCTTCTACAATTCCTTCCTTCCCCGGATAGCCCCGGCGGAGTATCACGGCAGGGTGTCGAGTTGGGGCTTCAGCATCGGATACGCAGGCTCCATCTCCTCGCTCCTGATCGCACTGCCGCTCGTCAAAGCCGGGCATTACGGCATGACGTGGATTGCAACCGCGGCCTTCTTCGCGATCTTTTCCCTTCCCGCCTTCCTGTTTCTGCCGCAAGACTCGCGGGCCGATGTCACGGCGTTTCAAGCAGGGACCCGTGGCGTTGGACTGGCCTGGAAAACCATCAAGAAACTCTGGACACGCAAAGAACCGAGAAAATTTCTGATCGCCTATCTGTTCTATGAAGACGGGGTCAATACGGTCATCGTCTTTTCAAGTATCTTTGCCGCGACAACACTGCATTTCGGGACCGGCGAGCTCGTCGGGCTCTACATCACCGTACAATTGACGGCACTCATCGGCGCCTTCCTCCTGGCAAAACCCACCGACACCTGGGGGCCCAAAAAGATCGTGATGCTTTCCCTCGTCCTCTGGACTCTCGTGGCCGTTATAGCCTATTTTGTGCAGACCAAACCGCAGTTCTGGGCCGTGGCATGCACCGCCGGACTGGGGCTCGGGAGCGTACAGGCCGGCACGCGCGCCTTTTACACCCAATTCGTGCCAAAGGGCAGCGAAGCTGAATATTTCGGTGTGTACTCCCTTGTGGGCAAATCCTCCGCCATCCTCGGGCCTCTCGTCTTCGGTTTCGTGTCGTCAACCTTCGGAAGCCAACGGCCCGCGATCCTCTCCATTGCGCTTTTTTTTATCATTGGGCTGATCCTGCTCAGCAAAGTTAAGGGTGGAGGACCGAACGTCAGTAAAGGGTGA
- the bioA gene encoding adenosylmethionine--8-amino-7-oxononanoate transaminase translates to MSTKDRSKRPAAGHLEKLDKTYVWHPFTQMKDWEKDAPVIIESGKGSILTDIRGKKYIDGVSSLWVTVHGHRKKEIDQAVARQLKKISHSTLLGLSNVPAILLAEKLIALAPRGLSKVFYSDSGSTAVEIALKIAFQYWQQKGPEYQRKTGFLSLAGAYHGDTIGSVSVGGIDLFHTIYKPLLFHTRKLESPHCYRCEYGLTYPECQKTCFMHAERTIQKYASVTAALIIEPLVQGAAGMLVQPPGYIKRIRELCTKNNILMIADEVATGFGRTGKMFACEHEQVSPDILCLAKGITGGYLPLAATLTTEEIYRGFLGEYEEFKTFFHGHTYTGNPLACAASIASIDLFKKEKTLVRLQPKIAHLKKELARLSELKYVGNIRQKGFMIGIEMVKDRATKMPYAPVDRIGAKIVMECRKRGLIIRPLGDVIVLMPPLSISLQELKQMMQIVFTSIKLVTETS, encoded by the coding sequence TTGTCGACAAAAGACCGTTCAAAGAGACCTGCTGCAGGTCACCTGGAAAAACTGGACAAAACATATGTCTGGCATCCCTTTACCCAGATGAAAGACTGGGAAAAGGACGCTCCGGTCATCATCGAAAGCGGCAAGGGATCGATCCTCACCGATATCCGCGGCAAAAAATACATCGACGGCGTATCATCGCTCTGGGTCACCGTCCACGGACATCGAAAAAAAGAGATCGACCAGGCGGTGGCTCGACAGCTCAAGAAGATCTCCCACTCCACCCTGCTGGGACTCTCGAACGTCCCTGCGATACTGCTCGCGGAAAAACTCATCGCACTGGCGCCGAGGGGGCTCTCGAAGGTATTCTATTCCGACAGCGGATCGACCGCGGTCGAGATCGCGCTCAAGATAGCCTTCCAATACTGGCAGCAGAAAGGGCCGGAATACCAGCGAAAGACCGGTTTTCTTTCTCTCGCCGGAGCTTACCACGGCGACACGATCGGGTCCGTGAGCGTGGGCGGCATCGACCTGTTTCACACCATCTACAAGCCGCTCTTGTTCCACACCCGCAAGCTTGAGTCTCCCCATTGTTACCGCTGTGAGTATGGACTCACCTATCCGGAATGCCAGAAAACCTGTTTTATGCATGCCGAGAGAACGATCCAGAAATACGCCTCCGTGACCGCCGCCCTTATCATCGAACCCCTTGTTCAGGGGGCCGCCGGCATGCTCGTCCAACCGCCGGGTTACATAAAGCGGATCAGGGAACTCTGTACGAAGAACAATATTCTGATGATCGCGGACGAAGTGGCAACCGGATTCGGCAGGACCGGAAAGATGTTCGCCTGCGAGCACGAACAGGTTTCTCCGGACATTTTGTGCCTGGCCAAGGGGATCACCGGCGGATACCTTCCCCTCGCGGCCACGCTCACCACGGAGGAGATCTACCGAGGCTTTCTCGGTGAATACGAGGAGTTCAAGACCTTCTTCCACGGCCATACCTACACCGGGAATCCACTTGCCTGCGCCGCATCCATCGCCAGCATCGATCTCTTCAAAAAAGAGAAAACGCTGGTGAGGCTCCAGCCGAAGATAGCTCACCTGAAAAAGGAATTGGCGCGTCTATCAGAGCTCAAGTATGTCGGAAATATCAGGCAGAAAGGCTTCATGATCGGAATTGAAATGGTAAAGGACAGGGCGACGAAGATGCCCTATGCGCCTGTGGACAGGATCGGCGCAAAAATAGTAATGGAATGTCGCAAGCGCGGCCTTATTATCCGTCCCCTTGGAGATGTTATCGTGCTCATGCCGCCGCTCTCGATATCGCTGCAGGAACTCAAACAGATGATGCAGATCGTATTTACGTCGATCAAGCTGGTTACGGAAACCAGTTGA
- a CDS encoding YebC/PmpR family DNA-binding transcriptional regulator: MSGHSKWATTKHKKAATDAKRGKSFTKIGKEITVAARLGGGDPNGNPRLRTAVAKAKSISLPAENIKRAIQKGTGELPGVSYEEIIYEGYGPGGVAVIIESMTDNRNRTVSEIRNIFSKAGGNMGEAGCVSWMFHKKGYLVVNSAKVDEEKLMTLALDAGAEDMQPEDDNFVVTTALNDFEKVRKSLEDAGVSLEVAEITMIPQTYVKLDGKEAQQMLRLVETLEDNDDVQNVYANFDIPEEILNAV; the protein is encoded by the coding sequence ATGTCAGGTCATTCAAAGTGGGCAACAACGAAACACAAGAAAGCCGCAACTGATGCGAAGCGTGGAAAAAGCTTTACAAAGATCGGGAAGGAGATCACCGTGGCGGCCAGACTGGGCGGTGGTGATCCCAACGGTAATCCGCGGCTCAGGACCGCGGTCGCCAAGGCGAAATCGATCAGCCTGCCGGCCGAGAATATCAAGCGCGCGATCCAGAAAGGCACGGGTGAACTGCCGGGGGTCTCGTACGAGGAGATAATCTACGAGGGATACGGGCCGGGCGGCGTAGCGGTCATTATCGAGTCCATGACCGACAACCGGAACAGGACGGTATCCGAGATCCGTAATATCTTCAGCAAGGCCGGCGGCAATATGGGCGAAGCAGGATGCGTTTCCTGGATGTTCCACAAGAAGGGGTATCTTGTGGTCAACAGCGCCAAGGTCGATGAGGAAAAGCTTATGACGCTGGCCCTCGACGCAGGGGCCGAGGACATGCAGCCTGAGGACGACAATTTCGTTGTCACGACGGCGCTGAACGATTTTGAAAAGGTGCGGAAGTCGCTCGAAGATGCGGGTGTTTCCCTGGAGGTTGCCGAGATCACCATGATCCCGCAGACCTACGTAAAACTCGACGGCAAAGAAGCTCAGCAAATGCTCCGACTGGTGGAGACGCTCGAGGACAATGACGATGTCCAGAATGTGTATGCCAACTTCGACATACCGGAAGAGATTTTGAACGCGGTGTAG